The Methanothermobacter sp. sequence CTTTTTCCAAGTGTTTTTTTATATTTTTCAGGGTGCTTCCCATTTTAACTTTTATCCATTCTATTTCTATGGGATTGAAATAGGGTGATACATCAGGATCGTCTTCCGTTTTTATAATGATTTCTTTTATGAAGAGGTTTTTGCATACGTTTTCTATTTTTTCTTTTTCAAATCCGGGGGATGCTGTTAGTCCTAGTATGAGTGGGTTTTGGGCTTCTTGTTGGTAGCGTGATGCTAGATATACATAGGAGTATGAGCCTATTGCATGGTGGCATTCATCAAAAACCAAGAGTGAAACATCTTTGAGGTTATATCTTCCATTTATTATGTCGGATTCAACTGTTTGGGGTGTTGCACATATTATCCTGGATTCTTTCCAACGTTTAACACGTTCTGTGGGGTTGATGGCTCCTGTGATGGATGTGCATGGTACTGTTAAGAACTCTTTAAAGCTGTCTTCATGTTGTATTGTGAGGGGTTTGCTTGGTGCGAGAATTAGGATTTTTGATTTTTTATATTTTTGTAATCTTTCGGCAGCTACTAGCACAGCTATAACGGTTTTACCTAGGGCTGTTGGGGCTACTATCATTGAATTGCCCTTTTTTAGCACGTCTGCTGCAATTTTTTGTTGATATAATCTTGCTTCGATTTTTTCTGGTTTTATGAGAGGATGTTCAATATATTTTGCCATGGATTTTTCTATGATATATCCGTTTATATAATGGTTTCAAGCTCCACACTTAAAACTTATAAATTATAAGTTATAATCCTATTAATGTTCTCCAATCATCAAAAACAACATCAACCCCGCACATACCAGGAACATAATTAGCCGCCTTAGCTGAATCAACACCAACCACTTCAAAACCAAGATCTTCAATAGGAGACACAACCATACAAGTATCAGAGACCATAACTCCACCAGACCCCTCTATAATATCACTATACCCCATTCGATCCGCAGCAACTTTAAGAGCATGAGAAGTACAAACCCAAAGATCGCATGAAAGATTCTGACGTCGCAAATGACGGGCCAACAACCTAATTTCATCTAATGAATAATGGGGGCAACCAACACATATTAAATCCGGTTTATCATTAGTAGTGGAAAGCTCATCCATAGAATCTTTAAGGGACGCGCTGTCAACAGATATTTTATCCTCAAATTCACATGCAACCGCGGAAGTTAAACCCTCTACATAATATAATGCAATAGCACCCGAAGATGCGAGTGCAGCGCCCAATGATTTAAATTCATCACTTGAAGGCCGCCCATGAAACTGGAAATTAGGGACACCATCCCCTACAATTTTACCAACATGGTATCCAAGAACACCATACTCATAACCTTCTATGGGATCCTCAACCTTCACGAGAATATTAGCAGTTCTATTTTCATCCAAGTGATAACCATAAGCAGGTGTTCTTCCACAAATAGCGGCCGCAAGGGCACTAGGACCTCCTTCCCTATTAGTCCTCGCCCCCAGAATAGAATTTGCATATATGACGGCTGAAGATTCTGACCAAGCTATATGGGAGCCTCTTGTTGGAATGTTCCCAATAAGGTATGGGGTGCAAGTGCAAGTGTTCATCACATCCATTTTAGTATAGGCATCTATAATCCTATATTGTCTATCTGCAAATTCTCTTGAAAATCCCAACTCATGCCACTTATCTAAATCCATACCTGCAGGATTCAAGCTGCTTTGAACCTTCACCCTCGCAGAGGGATCCTTTGAAAGTTCTTCTAAATATTCTAATCCAGCATCTCCAATTGTTTTATAAGAAACACCCGAAATCTGGGCCGAGGATATCTTTACCATCTTCTCGGCCCCGTAAATGTCACCAAGGGCTACTAAAATTTTCATGCTTTTTTCAACAGCTTCACCATATTCTCCGTCATACATTTTTTCTTCATGGGCTGTGAGATACATCCTAGCTCTCCTTTTTCTGAGTTCCAATTATATTATCTACAAGGCGCAAAAAATTTTCAAGCTCCCTATAAGGGATCATGGCCCCGGCCGCTATGTCATGGCCTCCACCTGTACCCCCGAAGTTTGAGGATGCATCCCTGAGGGCCCTTCCAAGGTCGACACCCTTTTTAATCATGTTTTGGGTGGCCCGTGCAGAAACTTTTACTTGATTGTCCATCCTTGAAAGGGCGAGTATGGGTAAGTTGGGATCTGATAATCCTAAGGAGAATGATATGCTGGCTATGGTTCCCATCACGCCTTTGAGGGCTTTTTCTTTCGTGTAAATGTATTGTATGTGTTCCATTTTCTTTGGTCTTTCCCTTTTGATCCATTCAAGGCCTTTTATGATATCTTCACGATACTTTCTTTGAAGGTTTAAAGCTTTTTCTAGGGATTTTTCTTCTTCACCGAGGCATATTCCTATGGCCAGACCATATTCTTTATTTTTGCCACAGGCGTCTAAAAGTTTCGCGAAATCTGAAAGGTATCTTATAGTTAATGGAAGTCTTTTGTCTGTGAAGACTTGTCCAAATATGTCCGGGTTTATTTTAATTAATTCATTTTTTAAGGTGTCTTTTTCTTCGGCTGCGAGGTCTTGGAATCTTATGGCATATGATACTCCTATTTTTTCGAGGAATTCCTTGGAACCTTCTATGTTGGCTGTTATACCTGGAAGTATGGGGTTGAATGTATATGCAAGGGCTTTGTATAATGGTTCGTCGTATCTTGATGCTATCCTAAGATCTTCATGAGTTTGCACTGAACCGTTTTTGAGCCCTTCTTCCATTATGAAACGGTTCATGCCTATAAACTCATTAAAGTATTGCATGTCACCGAAGGCACCTACCAAGGCAAATGATGCGAGTGATTTTTCTAAGCCCCTTATTATCAAGTAGGCGGCTCCTGAGGCACTGAGTTCGCGGCTTCCATCAAACCCGAATAAATGGGGGTTGACATGGATTATATTAGTGTCTATAGTAGAATCTGTAGGTTGGTGATGGTCTGCTATTATAACATTTCCATGGAGGCGTGAAAGGGCAGGTAAATTGGCACTGCCCATGTCGCAAAAA is a genomic window containing:
- a CDS encoding DHH family phosphoesterase; translated protein: MTQKKQRSLLNRGDEACKILKEHLDKGDIIRIISHNDADGLSAAGMIGKAISTRNGQFHISIISRLTDNFIKKLSNERYQIFFFCDMGSANLPALSRLHGNVIIADHHQPTDSTIDTNIIHVNPHLFGFDGSRELSASGAAYLIIRGLEKSLASFALVGAFGDMQYFNEFIGMNRFIMEEGLKNGSVQTHEDLRIASRYDEPLYKALAYTFNPILPGITANIEGSKEFLEKIGVSYAIRFQDLAAEEKDTLKNELIKINPDIFGQVFTDKRLPLTIRYLSDFAKLLDACGKNKEYGLAIGICLGEEEKSLEKALNLQRKYREDIIKGLEWIKRERPKKMEHIQYIYTKEKALKGVMGTIASISFSLGLSDPNLPILALSRMDNQVKVSARATQNMIKKGVDLGRALRDASSNFGGTGGGHDIAAGAMIPYRELENFLRLVDNIIGTQKKES
- a CDS encoding aconitase X catalytic domain-containing protein — its product is MYLTAHEEKMYDGEYGEAVEKSMKILVALGDIYGAEKMVKISSAQISGVSYKTIGDAGLEYLEELSKDPSARVKVQSSLNPAGMDLDKWHELGFSREFADRQYRIIDAYTKMDVMNTCTCTPYLIGNIPTRGSHIAWSESSAVIYANSILGARTNREGGPSALAAAICGRTPAYGYHLDENRTANILVKVEDPIEGYEYGVLGYHVGKIVGDGVPNFQFHGRPSSDEFKSLGAALASSGAIALYYVEGLTSAVACEFEDKISVDSASLKDSMDELSTTNDKPDLICVGCPHYSLDEIRLLARHLRRQNLSCDLWVCTSHALKVAADRMGYSDIIEGSGGVMVSDTCMVVSPIEDLGFEVVGVDSAKAANYVPGMCGVDVVFDDWRTLIGL